ATGTGATCAACTACATGTCGCTCAACCAGACCATTGAGCCCCTAGACGATGTGCGGGTGCGCCAGGCGATCGCCGCCATGGTCGATCGCCCCCTGCTCAACGATCGCGTCTTCCAGGGCCAGGCCGAACCGCTCTACAGCCTGATTCCCGCCAGCTTTGACGTGGCCGAGCCGGTGTTTCAAGAAGCCTACGGCGACGGCAACTTCGACCAGGCCCGCGCCCTGCTCACCGAGGCCGGGTTTTCTGAAACTAACCCCCTCACCGTCGAAATCTGGTACCCGTCGGCCTCCACCATTCGCAGCATTGTCGCCAACACCCTGAAAGAATCCATCGAAGCGGGGCTGCCCGGCCTAGTCACCGTCAACGTGCAGAACACCGAAGGAGCCACCCTGTGGGAAAACGTCGGCAAGGGCATCTATCCGATCATTCTCTCCAACTGGTACCCCGACTACTACGACCCCGACACCTTTATTCAACCCTTTTTGGGCTGTGAAACCGGCAGCGGCAGCACCTGCGAAGCCGGCCCCTCCCAGGCCAACGGCTCCTTCTACTACAGCCCTGAGGCCAACGACCTGATTGCCCAGCAGCGCGCCGAACAGGACCCCGCCGCCCGCCAGGGCATCATCGAAGACCTCCAGCAAATGATGGTCGAGGAGGTGCCCTACGTGCCCCTGTGGCAAAACAAAGACTACGTCTTTGCCCAGGCCGGTGTAGACGGCGTTGCCGTAGAGCCAACCCAGCAGTTCTTACTCTGGCAAATCAGCCGAGGCTAACCCATGTCCTCCCGCTCCGCCGCCCTGCGCTACTACATCTTCACCCGGCTGCTGCTGGCCCCGCTGATGATCTTGACCATCACTACGGTGGTGTTTTTGCTGCTGCGGGCCACCCCCGGCGACCCGGTGGATGCGCTGCTGGGGGCGCGGGCACCAGCAGCGGCGAAGGAGGCGCTGCGGGTTCAACTCGGCCTCGACCAGCCCCTCTTGATTCAGTACCTGAGCTACCTGGGAGATCTGCTGCGTCTGGATCTGGGCTCGTCTCTGGCCACCCAGGGGCAAACCGTTTGGCAGATTATTCGGGCTCACTTTCCGGCGACGGTGGAGCTGACGGTGTGCGGTATGGTGGTGGCTACGGTGGTGGGAGTCGGCGTCGGTGCCCTGGCGGCCTCGCGGCCCAACTCGCCGCTGGATGCCGGGGGCAGGCTATTTGGCATTGTCACCTACGCCATTCCGATGTATTGGTTTGGCATGATCTTGCAGCTCATTTTTGCGGTGCAGCTGCGCTGGTTTCCCATTGGTACTCGCTACCCCCTGCGGGCTGCTCCGCCCGCTGGCCCGACTGGGCTGTACCTGCTCGACAGCCTGCTGACCCTGGATATAGGGG
This genomic stretch from Nodosilinea sp. PGN35 harbors:
- a CDS encoding ABC transporter permease — protein: MSSRSAALRYYIFTRLLLAPLMILTITTVVFLLLRATPGDPVDALLGARAPAAAKEALRVQLGLDQPLLIQYLSYLGDLLRLDLGSSLATQGQTVWQIIRAHFPATVELTVCGMVVATVVGVGVGALAASRPNSPLDAGGRLFGIVTYAIPMYWFGMILQLIFAVQLRWFPIGTRYPLRAAPPAGPTGLYLLDSLLTLDIGAFFTTLYYLALPSLTLGILISGVFERMVRVNLKQTLAADYVEAARARGIPERRIVLVHALKNAMIPVITILGLTFAAMLGGAVLTEVTFSWPGLANRLYEAISQRDYPVVQGLMVFFAMIVAVISIAIDILNAYIDPRIRY